One genomic region from Thalassotalea sp. PS06 encodes:
- a CDS encoding insulinase family protein has translation MKTLKTLKTLKTRLITALLVALSLGLSGCQHTNINFTEVQAPTLPEFKPNNLPEVAPLAPTLVPNPEVTMLASGHPWHRFAANNDGQQQWVLVGLSPNKPLNEKALISELILLRELALQAEGAMPCGDGMQTRLTLHSIKLSMNCPTSVPPQEIIASLLGFLRAEGYADLDLREVQRRQGLQRQFEAVSGSEIDRVWEKTVLGEHHPYLTSQEDPELIKGLDQTVVAQLLEELVAENQWLLISYGGSEETQVLADAMSWLPKPQQQSTSTVMSEPESDGGEILLIDAPGAVQTQVRIGYRLLQGETPSTEACRSFASWLGRGFSGRLYYDLRVVRGLTYGVHGYCANEPLSTTLQFYANTGVEHTGAFVKGVLDHLELARQLPMPEAEFDTLKQYLQSQERLLYASAYLAQRTYVQDLLNKKIPLSQWLAAQSPNSLQDEAQALFSRKPVIVLRGDRSVILSDLQEKLPDWPIREVSL, from the coding sequence ATGAAGACTTTGAAGACTTTGAAGACTTTGAAGACTCGTTTGATTACCGCGTTATTGGTCGCGTTGAGCTTAGGGCTAAGTGGTTGCCAACACACAAACATTAATTTTACTGAGGTACAGGCTCCAACCTTACCTGAGTTTAAACCTAACAACCTGCCTGAAGTGGCTCCACTGGCGCCAACATTAGTGCCTAACCCTGAGGTTACAATGCTTGCCTCCGGTCACCCCTGGCATCGTTTTGCGGCAAACAATGATGGTCAGCAGCAATGGGTTTTGGTTGGACTTAGCCCGAATAAACCTTTAAATGAGAAGGCGCTGATATCCGAGCTAATTCTTCTTCGCGAGTTAGCCTTGCAAGCTGAAGGAGCTATGCCTTGTGGCGATGGTATGCAGACGCGTTTGACTCTGCACAGCATAAAGTTGAGCATGAATTGCCCAACTTCTGTTCCCCCTCAAGAGATTATCGCTAGTTTATTGGGTTTTTTGCGGGCAGAGGGGTATGCCGATTTAGATCTTCGCGAAGTGCAGCGCCGGCAAGGGCTTCAACGTCAGTTTGAGGCTGTATCTGGCAGCGAAATTGATCGGGTTTGGGAAAAAACTGTGCTAGGGGAACATCACCCTTATTTGACTAGCCAAGAGGATCCTGAACTTATTAAAGGACTGGATCAAACGGTTGTGGCACAACTTCTGGAAGAACTGGTGGCAGAGAATCAATGGTTATTGATTAGCTATGGTGGTTCGGAAGAAACTCAGGTGCTGGCAGATGCCATGTCATGGTTGCCGAAGCCGCAGCAACAATCCACGAGCACAGTTATGAGTGAACCTGAATCTGATGGTGGAGAAATCTTGTTAATCGATGCACCGGGTGCCGTGCAGACTCAGGTACGAATCGGCTATCGGTTACTACAAGGTGAAACGCCAAGTACAGAGGCTTGCCGGAGTTTTGCCAGTTGGCTAGGGAGAGGTTTTAGCGGTCGCTTGTATTACGATCTTCGGGTCGTTAGAGGTCTGACTTATGGGGTTCATGGATACTGTGCGAACGAACCTCTTTCGACAACTTTGCAGTTTTATGCCAATACCGGCGTTGAGCATACCGGCGCATTCGTCAAAGGTGTGTTGGATCATCTGGAACTGGCGCGGCAGTTACCGATGCCAGAGGCCGAGTTTGATACATTGAAGCAATATCTTCAAAGTCAGGAACGTCTTCTCTATGCTTCAGCCTATTTAGCTCAACGGACGTATGTGCAGGATTTACTCAACAAGAAAATTCCCCTTAGCCAGTGGTTGGCGGCGCAGAGCCCGAATAGTCTGCAAGACGAAGCTCAAGCATTGTTTTCCCGTAAACCGGTAATCGTATTGCGCGGTGATCGCTCGGTGATTCTATCGGATTTGCAGGAGAAATTGCCAGATTGGCCGATACGTGAAGTCAGCCTGTGA
- a CDS encoding M16 family metallopeptidase — MSLISKGPLLAVALSMSGTLSAQEHTAASLAQMAQPLYDWEAKIQYRTLANGLQLRLLSLPDSQSVSIASQFEVGSRDEGSNERGYAHLFEHMLFKGSEHAPGDTYIQTIGAYAGRFNATTSFDYTNYFLTLPAEALELGLVLDADRFQRPVLTDASVSSEIDTVLQEMAQTVDMQPYVRSAMEHLLALVAGTPYGHPVIGVREDLLAATPDSLTEFHRQHYRPESMQLSLVGALQTDTLTIVEREFASWNNDTPAPLRDDQPLTIERGDYHDSITDARGPWPVLLLGWHTVPSNHPDAAAITLLERYLVQDYASLIQQTRLSDPDQLLAYSISQSLELHGVTAIALVPRARASLDRLATNVKVLIDDMAQAPIDETQLNQLKNNWLQGQLSRLNDPQNLAIFLSATSKQDALTPLTGPWARIEKVTPEQIQRVAQEYFMAGTLRLDLQPPWYTRWGKHVLEWLPDSWADSLEAKIL, encoded by the coding sequence GTGAGCTTAATTAGCAAAGGACCGCTACTGGCTGTGGCACTATCCATGTCTGGAACCTTGTCGGCGCAAGAGCATACCGCTGCATCTTTAGCGCAGATGGCACAGCCTCTTTATGATTGGGAAGCAAAGATACAATATCGCACTTTGGCTAACGGCTTGCAGTTGCGCTTGTTGTCGTTACCCGATTCGCAGAGTGTTTCCATCGCTAGCCAGTTTGAAGTTGGATCACGGGATGAAGGTTCCAACGAGCGAGGTTATGCGCACTTATTTGAGCATATGCTGTTTAAAGGCAGTGAGCACGCACCGGGTGATACCTATATACAAACCATTGGTGCTTATGCAGGACGTTTTAATGCCACAACGTCATTTGATTACACCAACTATTTCCTGACCTTGCCAGCAGAAGCGTTGGAATTAGGGCTGGTGTTGGATGCAGATCGCTTTCAACGACCGGTGCTGACTGACGCAAGTGTGAGCAGCGAAATCGACACAGTACTGCAGGAGATGGCACAAACAGTTGATATGCAACCCTATGTGCGCTCAGCTATGGAACACTTACTTGCACTCGTGGCGGGAACCCCATATGGTCACCCTGTGATTGGTGTACGAGAAGATCTGTTGGCCGCTACCCCGGATAGCCTTACCGAGTTTCATCGCCAGCATTACCGCCCTGAGAGCATGCAACTCAGTCTGGTGGGGGCGCTGCAAACGGATACCTTAACCATAGTGGAACGTGAGTTTGCTTCCTGGAACAACGATACGCCAGCGCCGCTTAGAGACGATCAACCCCTTACCATCGAACGTGGTGATTATCATGATTCAATTACCGATGCCCGCGGTCCCTGGCCAGTGTTATTACTTGGCTGGCATACGGTACCCAGCAATCACCCGGATGCAGCAGCCATCACTTTACTGGAGCGTTACCTGGTGCAAGATTATGCCAGCCTGATACAGCAGACTCGGTTGTCTGATCCTGATCAACTGCTGGCATATTCCATATCTCAGAGTCTGGAATTGCATGGTGTGACCGCTATAGCGCTAGTGCCGCGCGCTCGAGCGTCATTGGATCGTCTGGCGACTAACGTAAAAGTGTTGATAGACGATATGGCGCAAGCACCAATAGATGAAACACAGCTTAATCAACTCAAGAATAACTGGCTACAAGGGCAACTTAGTCGTCTGAATGACCCTCAGAATTTAGCTATTTTTCTATCAGCCACCTCAAAGCAGGACGCTTTGACACCTTTAACGGGTCCCTGGGCTCGGATTGAAAAGGTGACGCCAGAGCAAATTCAACGAGTTGCCCAGGAATATTTTATGGCTGGGACTTTGCGGCTGGACTTACAGCCGCCCTGGTACACACGCTGGGGTAAGCATGTCCTCGAGTGGTTGCCCGACTCCTGGGCCGATAGTTTGGAGGCCAAAATCCTATGA
- a CDS encoding S10 family peptidase: MRLPSLLLAIVSLAVAIPASAYVSKTSSTLPRAQQADHQVVTKHETKINGERVKYTATTGTQPLWNEQDEKIAAIHYTYYKRSDVKNSGTRPLLISFNGGPGSASVWMHIAYTGPKVIHIDDEGYPLQPYGVKTNPYSVLDVADIVFVNPVNTGYSRMLKDKDGKLPSKDQQQKMFFGVNADVKYLAEWLNTFVTRNERWRSPKFLIGESYGTTRVSALSLALQNQQWMYLNGVVLVSPTDIGIERDGPVKAANRLPYFAATAWYHKALSEDLQAMDLLEVLELAENYAINDYLPALAQGAFLNADKRSEVAEKVAYFSGLSKQQVLQNNLDIDTAYFWKMVLNDRGQTVGRLDSRYLGIDKKESGARPDYWPELTSWLHSFTPAINYYFSEELNYKTDVKYNMFGPVHPWDRSNNNAGENLRLAMAQNPYLNVMIQSGYYDGATNYFDGKYNMWQLDPSGKMRDRLSFKGYRSGHMMYLRHEDLKLSNEDLREFILESIPAADEAAKY; the protein is encoded by the coding sequence ATGCGTTTACCTTCTTTATTGCTGGCAATTGTCAGCCTTGCAGTTGCTATCCCCGCTTCCGCTTATGTATCAAAAACCTCGTCGACGTTACCTCGTGCTCAGCAAGCCGATCATCAGGTGGTCACTAAACATGAAACCAAGATAAATGGTGAGCGAGTTAAGTACACAGCGACAACCGGTACCCAGCCGCTTTGGAACGAGCAGGACGAAAAGATTGCCGCCATCCATTACACCTACTACAAGCGTAGCGATGTAAAAAATTCAGGTACTCGCCCGCTTTTGATTTCTTTTAATGGTGGCCCGGGTTCGGCTTCGGTCTGGATGCATATCGCTTATACAGGTCCAAAAGTTATCCATATCGATGATGAGGGTTATCCATTACAACCTTATGGGGTGAAAACTAATCCTTATTCGGTACTTGATGTTGCCGATATCGTTTTCGTAAACCCGGTAAATACTGGCTACTCACGAATGCTAAAAGACAAAGACGGAAAATTGCCGAGCAAAGATCAGCAGCAAAAAATGTTCTTTGGTGTTAACGCAGACGTGAAATATCTTGCCGAGTGGTTAAATACCTTTGTGACTCGCAACGAGCGCTGGCGCTCTCCTAAGTTTTTAATCGGTGAGAGTTATGGCACGACTCGTGTCTCGGCATTGTCTTTAGCGCTTCAGAATCAGCAGTGGATGTACTTAAACGGTGTGGTTCTGGTATCTCCGACTGACATTGGCATCGAGCGTGACGGTCCGGTAAAAGCTGCAAACCGTTTACCTTATTTCGCCGCAACCGCCTGGTATCACAAAGCCTTGAGCGAAGATTTGCAGGCGATGGATCTACTGGAAGTATTAGAACTTGCAGAGAACTATGCGATTAATGATTATCTGCCAGCATTGGCTCAGGGCGCATTTTTAAATGCTGATAAGCGCTCTGAAGTAGCAGAAAAAGTGGCGTATTTTTCCGGCTTAAGCAAGCAACAGGTATTACAGAATAACCTGGATATCGATACTGCCTATTTCTGGAAAATGGTGTTAAATGATCGCGGTCAAACCGTTGGTCGTCTGGATTCCCGTTACTTAGGTATTGATAAGAAAGAATCTGGTGCACGCCCGGATTACTGGCCTGAACTAACTTCATGGTTGCACTCATTTACGCCAGCGATTAACTACTACTTTAGTGAAGAGTTAAACTATAAGACTGACGTTAAATACAATATGTTCGGCCCGGTTCATCCTTGGGATCGCAGCAATAATAACGCCGGTGAAAACCTGCGTTTAGCGATGGCACAAAACCCTTATCTGAATGTGATGATTCAAAGCGGCTACTATGACGGTGCCACCAATTATTTCGACGGTAAATATAATATGTGGCAGCTGGACCCAAGCGGTAAGATGCGTGACCGTTTAAGCTTTAAAGGCTACCGCTCTGGTCACATGATGTATCTGCGTCATGAAGATTTAAAACTTTCCAATGAAGATTTACGGGAATTTATCCTGGAGTCGATTCCTGCGGCTGATGAAGCGGCGAAATACTAA
- a CDS encoding HAD-IA family hydrolase produces the protein MRFYRRLKPFKALSFDLDDTLYDNHPVITRAEAALKQHLQTLIPATQEVTANFWWQQRRYCLQQNPALSHDVTALRLATLTLGLVKLGYEEAEAKQKAENAFAFFLRHRNNLTVSDEVIKLLENLAEKFPLVAISNGNVSVDDIGIRHCFVDTYFAGNGNLQKPENDMFHQACEFINITPSQLLHVGDCTHADIFGAMRAGCQTAWVNNQSFAIVKKPLKTLPTMQLDKVEQLQTFL, from the coding sequence GTGCGATTCTATCGACGCTTAAAACCGTTTAAAGCCTTGAGTTTTGATCTGGATGATACCCTTTATGATAATCATCCGGTGATCACCCGTGCAGAAGCTGCTCTGAAGCAGCATTTGCAGACCCTGATACCAGCAACTCAGGAAGTGACTGCAAACTTCTGGTGGCAACAACGCAGATATTGTTTGCAACAGAACCCGGCTTTATCCCACGATGTAACTGCACTTAGGCTAGCGACATTAACGTTAGGTTTGGTCAAGTTAGGTTATGAAGAGGCTGAAGCAAAGCAAAAAGCGGAGAATGCTTTCGCGTTTTTTCTAAGGCACAGAAACAATCTTACCGTTTCTGATGAGGTTATTAAGCTGCTGGAAAACCTTGCTGAGAAATTCCCTCTGGTTGCCATATCCAATGGTAATGTCAGCGTCGATGATATCGGTATTCGCCACTGTTTTGTCGATACCTATTTTGCCGGCAATGGCAATTTACAAAAGCCAGAAAATGATATGTTTCATCAGGCCTGCGAGTTTATCAACATTACACCTTCGCAATTGCTTCACGTTGGCGATTGTACCCATGCCGATATTTTTGGCGCAATGCGAGCTGGGTGTCAGACTGCCTGGGTGAATAATCAAAGCTTCGCTATTGTGAAAAAGCCATTAAAAACCCTGCCTACAATGCAGTTAGATAAAGTCGAGCAATTACAAACTTTCCTGTAA
- a CDS encoding DUF484 family protein: MSQNPTEFDIQHLDDELVLEYLQSDQEFFSRHPQLLTTLQLQDNRRGTISLVERQQQLLRDKVNLLEEEITQLLTVANQNDRLLTIFNDLYLNLIACDSFPVFCDYLQETTKRLLELSDVRLVLHHGNDALDHPILIDTIPAVQFANRFGKENYYFGRLTAAEQSLLFPNEETGSSCLVRLQHDGEDIGFIAFFAKDVEHFYPGIDTLLLEQFRHLVAKLLVTKFLTAN, encoded by the coding sequence ATGAGCCAGAACCCAACGGAGTTTGATATTCAGCATCTGGATGATGAACTGGTACTTGAATATCTGCAGTCGGATCAGGAATTTTTTAGTCGCCACCCGCAGCTATTAACAACCCTGCAACTACAGGATAATCGCCGCGGCACAATCTCGTTAGTTGAACGGCAACAGCAACTATTGCGAGATAAGGTGAATCTGCTGGAAGAAGAAATTACCCAGTTACTGACAGTCGCCAATCAAAATGACCGGCTGCTAACCATATTCAACGATCTGTATCTGAATTTAATCGCTTGCGATAGTTTCCCTGTGTTTTGCGATTATTTACAGGAAACGACCAAGCGCTTATTGGAATTAAGTGATGTGCGTCTGGTATTGCATCATGGCAACGATGCCCTTGACCACCCTATCCTGATTGACACGATTCCTGCAGTACAGTTTGCCAACCGATTCGGCAAAGAAAACTACTATTTTGGGCGCTTAACGGCGGCCGAACAATCGTTATTGTTCCCGAATGAAGAAACCGGATCCAGTTGCCTGGTAAGGCTTCAGCACGATGGTGAAGATATCGGATTTATCGCCTTTTTTGCTAAAGATGTTGAACATTTTTATCCGGGTATCGATACTCTGTTGCTCGAACAATTTCGTCACTTAGTTGCTAAACTATTAGTGACGAAATTTCTGACCGCGAATTAA
- the dapF gene encoding diaminopimelate epimerase, translated as MVNFSKMHGLGNDFMVLDNVTQNVFLSNEQIRQFADRNFGIGFDQLLVVEPPYDPDLDFHYRIFNADGSEVSQCGNGARCFARFVRMKGLTNKNKIKVSTASGKMTLHVERDGLITVTMPVPNLEPAKIPFTAQKQEGTYIMRTDDQTVFCGAVSMGNPHCVLEVDSVADAPVDTLGKALSLHERFPEHANVGFMEIQSPKYIKLRVYERGAAETLACGSGACAAVVVGIIQEKLANNVTVELPGGKLKIYWKGPGHPVKMTGPAKHVFDGTLSI; from the coding sequence ATGGTGAATTTTTCTAAGATGCATGGTCTGGGTAACGACTTCATGGTGTTAGATAACGTCACTCAAAACGTATTTCTTTCTAATGAGCAAATTCGGCAGTTTGCGGATCGAAATTTTGGCATAGGCTTTGACCAGCTATTGGTGGTTGAACCTCCTTATGATCCGGATCTGGATTTTCATTACCGGATATTTAATGCCGATGGTAGTGAGGTTAGCCAATGTGGTAACGGCGCCCGCTGTTTTGCCCGCTTCGTGCGAATGAAAGGCCTAACCAATAAAAACAAAATTAAGGTTTCCACCGCATCCGGGAAGATGACCCTGCATGTTGAGCGCGATGGCCTGATTACCGTAACTATGCCAGTGCCAAACCTGGAACCGGCGAAAATACCTTTTACTGCGCAAAAACAGGAAGGTACCTACATTATGCGTACTGACGATCAGACTGTGTTTTGCGGTGCTGTCTCGATGGGTAACCCCCACTGTGTATTGGAAGTGGATTCCGTAGCAGATGCGCCAGTCGATACCTTAGGCAAAGCACTGTCTTTGCATGAACGTTTTCCTGAACATGCCAATGTTGGCTTCATGGAAATCCAGTCACCGAAATACATTAAACTTCGTGTTTACGAGCGTGGCGCGGCGGAAACGCTGGCTTGTGGTAGTGGTGCCTGTGCGGCGGTTGTGGTTGGCATTATTCAGGAAAAGCTTGCTAATAATGTCACCGTAGAACTACCCGGTGGTAAGTTGAAAATATACTGGAAAGGTCCCGGTCACCCAGTGAAAATGACTGGACCTGCGAAACACGTATTTGATGGAACCTTATCGATATGA
- the lysA gene encoding diaminopimelate decarboxylase: protein MDFFQRQQQHLYAEQCQVSQLAKQYGTPLYVYSKATIERHYQAFADANKKAGLDHLICYAVKASSNLGILNVLARQGSGFDIVSGGELARVLKAGGDAKKVVFSGVGKTSDEIRYALEQGIHCFNVESEAEIARIHAVAESMQVKAPISLRVNPDVDAGTHPYISTGLKDNKFGVPIKEALRIYQLAAELPYLDIQGVDCHIGSQLTEIQPFMDALDRVLLLVDELAEIGIKLSHIDVGGGLGVAYQGEQPPSPESYVSALATKLKGRDVKVVYEPGRAIMANAGILVTEVEFLKTNEDKHFAIIDAAMNDLIRPSLYQAWQEIVEVELNDNVEKKTFDVVGPVCETGDFLGKDRELAITAGDLLAVRSAGAYGFTMSSNYNSRPRAAEIMVDGDQSFVIRERETFADLIKGEHCLP, encoded by the coding sequence ATGGACTTTTTTCAACGTCAGCAACAACATCTTTATGCCGAACAATGCCAGGTTTCACAATTGGCAAAGCAGTACGGTACGCCTCTTTACGTGTATTCAAAAGCGACGATTGAACGTCATTATCAGGCGTTTGCTGATGCCAATAAAAAAGCCGGTTTAGACCACCTGATCTGTTATGCAGTAAAAGCGAGTTCTAATTTAGGTATTTTGAACGTACTGGCACGTCAGGGCAGTGGCTTTGATATCGTTTCTGGTGGTGAGTTAGCCCGAGTATTGAAAGCTGGCGGTGATGCCAAAAAAGTGGTGTTTTCCGGTGTTGGTAAAACCAGCGACGAAATCCGTTATGCACTTGAGCAAGGTATTCATTGTTTTAATGTGGAATCGGAAGCGGAAATTGCCCGTATCCATGCCGTTGCAGAATCGATGCAGGTGAAAGCGCCTATTTCGTTGCGCGTTAACCCAGACGTTGATGCCGGGACCCATCCCTATATTTCAACCGGATTGAAAGACAATAAATTTGGAGTGCCCATTAAAGAGGCGCTGCGCATTTATCAATTAGCCGCTGAATTACCTTATTTAGATATTCAGGGCGTCGATTGTCATATCGGTTCGCAATTAACGGAAATTCAACCATTTATGGACGCATTAGATCGCGTCTTGTTATTGGTCGATGAATTGGCAGAAATTGGTATTAAGCTATCCCATATTGATGTTGGTGGTGGTTTAGGGGTCGCCTATCAGGGGGAGCAACCGCCAAGCCCGGAAAGTTACGTATCAGCGCTAGCGACGAAATTAAAAGGTCGTGATGTCAAAGTGGTTTATGAGCCAGGCCGCGCTATTATGGCCAATGCCGGTATCCTGGTTACCGAAGTTGAATTTCTGAAAACCAATGAAGACAAGCACTTTGCCATTATTGATGCGGCAATGAATGACTTGATTCGTCCGTCTCTATATCAGGCATGGCAGGAAATTGTCGAAGTCGAGCTGAATGACAATGTTGAAAAGAAAACCTTTGATGTCGTCGGCCCGGTTTGTGAAACCGGCGATTTTCTTGGTAAAGATAGAGAACTGGCCATTACAGCCGGTGATTTACTTGCGGTTCGCAGTGCTGGCGCATACGGTTTTACCATGAGCTCTAACTACAACTCTCGTCCTCGCGCGGCCGAAATCATGGTCGATGGCGATCAGAGCTTCGTGATTCGCGAACGGGAAACGTTTGCTGATTTAATCAAAGGCGAGCACTGTCTGCCTTAA
- the lptM gene encoding LPS translocon maturation chaperone LptM, producing MLNKKSTFVILTGLALLVGGCGQKGALYQTPKDSQNNTEKSSTQSKPQAEKQTKKQEQP from the coding sequence ATGCTGAATAAAAAATCGACTTTTGTTATCTTAACCGGCCTTGCGCTGCTCGTTGGCGGCTGTGGTCAGAAAGGGGCGTTATATCAAACCCCGAAAGATTCTCAGAACAATACTGAAAAGTCATCAACGCAATCGAAACCACAAGCCGAGAAGCAGACTAAAAAGCAAGAGCAACCCTAA
- the cyaY gene encoding iron donor protein CyaY: MNDSQYNIMADDMLLAIEDAIEDCPVDIDYEGVGGLLTLAFPNGSKIIINKQPPLHEIWVATKFNGHHFEFTEDQWRDKRSGDEFWSFLSQAVSTQAETQITLAGE; encoded by the coding sequence ATGAATGACAGCCAATACAATATAATGGCCGATGATATGCTGCTGGCCATCGAAGATGCGATTGAAGATTGTCCAGTGGATATTGATTACGAAGGTGTTGGTGGTCTGCTGACTCTGGCATTTCCTAATGGCTCGAAAATCATTATTAACAAACAGCCTCCTCTTCACGAAATCTGGGTTGCGACTAAGTTTAACGGCCATCATTTTGAGTTCACCGAAGATCAATGGCGTGACAAACGCTCTGGTGATGAATTCTGGTCATTTCTATCTCAGGCCGTGAGCACCCAGGCAGAAACACAAATCACCTTAGCCGGTGAGTAA
- the hemC gene encoding hydroxymethylbilane synthase, which produces MTELASEQVLRIATRKSALAMWQAEYVKARLEHFHPTLTVELLPMVTKGDIILDSPLAKVGGKGLFVKELEVAMLEGRADIAVHSMKDVPVDFPKGLGLEIICEREDPRDAFVSNQYQTIDELPEGAIVGTSSLRRQCQLKAMRPDLIIKDLRGNVNTRLAKLDNGDYDAIILAAAGLIRLEMPERIRQYIEPEIMLPANGQGAVGIECRTDDKRVKALLAPLEHQETRIRVLAERAMNTQLQGGCQVPIGGFATLNNDQVYLRGLVGRPDGSEMIEAEIQGDIQDAEKLGQALADTLLASGAKTILKELYEQD; this is translated from the coding sequence ATGACAGAATTAGCGTCTGAACAAGTTTTACGCATTGCCACCCGCAAAAGTGCATTGGCAATGTGGCAGGCAGAATATGTAAAAGCTCGACTTGAGCACTTTCACCCAACATTGACGGTGGAATTACTTCCTATGGTCACTAAAGGCGATATCATTCTTGATTCACCACTGGCGAAAGTCGGTGGTAAAGGCTTATTCGTAAAAGAGTTGGAAGTTGCGATGCTCGAAGGCCGCGCAGATATTGCCGTGCATTCGATGAAAGATGTACCGGTAGACTTCCCAAAAGGCCTGGGATTGGAAATCATTTGTGAGCGCGAAGATCCTCGTGATGCGTTTGTATCTAATCAATACCAGACTATCGATGAACTGCCAGAAGGCGCGATTGTCGGAACCTCCAGCTTACGTCGTCAATGCCAGTTAAAAGCCATGCGTCCGGATTTAATCATTAAAGATCTTCGCGGTAATGTGAATACTCGTTTGGCGAAACTGGATAACGGTGACTACGATGCCATTATTCTTGCCGCAGCAGGTCTTATTCGTCTGGAGATGCCCGAGCGTATTCGTCAGTACATTGAACCTGAAATCATGTTGCCAGCAAACGGTCAGGGCGCTGTAGGCATAGAATGTCGCACCGACGATAAACGAGTGAAAGCTTTACTGGCACCACTAGAGCATCAGGAAACCCGAATTCGCGTATTGGCGGAACGGGCAATGAATACGCAATTACAGGGCGGCTGTCAGGTTCCAATCGGCGGTTTTGCGACACTCAATAATGACCAGGTTTATTTGCGTGGTCTGGTTGGTCGTCCAGATGGCAGCGAAATGATTGAAGCGGAAATTCAAGGTGACATTCAGGACGCTGAAAAACTTGGCCAAGCTCTTGCTGATACGCTTTTAGCAAGCGGCGCGAAAACCATACTTAAAGAGCTATATGAGCAAGACTGA
- a CDS encoding uroporphyrinogen-III synthase, with amino-acid sequence MSKTELNILLTRPIQKSQSLARELTPLAQHIEIQPLFTYEENSDNPTLSQALKLAPEHIIFVSEAAARFALEQCPLSSWPKTSHYYAVGPATADALSPLNQTILMGERFDSEGLLALQQLQNIENQQVLIIRGNGGRELLAQTLRQRQAIVAYNEVYRRQWQSFNVEQLIEKWRKLKINCMVVTSEALLDKAVELITKADEDFKQQLQWIVASERIAEKAKHYQLQKVVNAGGASNQLIFQALKNL; translated from the coding sequence ATGAGCAAGACTGAACTTAATATTCTGCTCACCCGTCCCATACAAAAATCCCAGTCATTGGCGAGGGAATTAACCCCCCTCGCCCAACATATCGAAATTCAGCCTTTGTTTACCTATGAGGAAAATTCCGATAATCCAACCTTGTCTCAGGCATTAAAACTCGCTCCTGAACATATAATCTTTGTCAGTGAAGCTGCTGCACGCTTTGCCCTTGAGCAATGCCCTTTAAGCAGCTGGCCAAAGACCAGTCACTACTATGCCGTCGGTCCGGCAACCGCTGACGCCTTATCGCCACTAAACCAAACCATATTGATGGGGGAGCGCTTTGATAGTGAAGGGTTATTGGCTTTGCAGCAATTGCAGAATATCGAAAATCAGCAGGTTCTGATTATTCGCGGCAATGGCGGTCGTGAGCTTTTGGCTCAAACACTACGACAAAGACAGGCAATTGTTGCCTATAATGAAGTATACCGCCGCCAATGGCAGAGTTTTAATGTAGAGCAACTCATTGAAAAATGGCGAAAACTTAAAATTAATTGTATGGTAGTTACCAGCGAGGCATTGCTTGATAAAGCGGTTGAACTCATCACCAAAGCTGATGAGGATTTCAAGCAGCAATTGCAATGGATCGTCGCCAGTGAACGTATTGCGGAAAAAGCAAAACACTACCAACTGCAAAAGGTGGTAAACGCTGGTGGAGCCAGTAACCAACTTATTTTCCAGGCCCTTAAAAACTTATAG